TCAATAGGTTTGGGTTTTGGATCGAGAAGATTGAATCGTCCAACGAAGGGAAGCCTGAGGCTAATGCCATCAAGACGACgaatgtggcagaaccacccaaattaacccggctaaagtgtactcaacatcACCTTAAATGTGAAAagacactttaatcaaattaaaatgGCAGTATGTCGGGtctcacccgatacaaccacgtatttccgatcgaaacaagcatacaaaactcgcacgaagacgagtccagagattacaacaatccagataacatattacaggtcccaaattaatttattacaaactgagtgttcaaatgcataaagatTGTTTAGATCTCAAAGCAgcgaaaaaagaaaatgatagtTCTAAcgacgatacataataccatggtgaagcctcccatgatatcactcaccacgatcctcgcccACCGAGGTCGAGTCCCACGCAACCATCcatcccggagggagttggcatggccaagtcacactagcaaccatatcctcaacatcaacattacctgaaaatatagcctcaagcaaggttgagtatactaaaactccgcaagacttacccgtcgagtggtatctaatccaccgactcctagacatgcaaggttttctggctgaggggtttattttttccaaaagcttctaaagtggatccttgctttcaagttttagcatcaagttctagttggttaaccattctaggtaagcaactattctaagcaagcatggtagaacaagtaattaaatcaagcatcaatattaagcatcatctatgttcatcttcttactcaacgcagcatagtgatcaagtagtcccaaactatgagaagcACACGATTCgaattgaatttcttaaccttgcaaggtggacctaaacacacgacatatgcataCCCCCATGGTTCACACATGTCAGTCATTTCCATCGATCCCCTGCACGtgtccagggcccacttcccctggatacaatgccccaacggGCCCGTAACTATGTCGTAccaaggctgcacttgtacccacatggtgcatcaggggaacccggttccagagagagcagggagtatgtccacgcctcagttcaattaggtactaggcttcccgatcccatactcggtatgtgtttagtaatttcaaacacttgaccacaatcaccgacacgtttcgaccttagcaaatTTTCCTCTATACAGGTGGGGCATCCACCATTCCAGAACATATTACCAAGCCCCGcccatcaaccttatgattctaacataagtaaacaggcaactcctatagctcgcgagtgatagggaatcacttGACTTTAATCGTGCCCCTATTTGGCATAGCAACTACGCagcttatcatgctagtattcagaACATAGGCActtaggagcatgcaactaaggtttcaagcaacttcTAGGAACTTAATGCACGAACATAAGTAATagaagtattgcataattttagaaaccaaggttatgctccaggacttgccttcttgtcctacgCTAGCCTGTGCCTCTTTTGAAGCTTGCCTCGGGTCTTGAGCGGTCTCGATCAGATTCAACGCAGTAGCCGAGTGTTCCTCTTCAGCGCCTAgaaccaactcgtacgaaccgtcagcgaggttagcttctacacgagatgcatatgcataagatttcatttgtAACCATTCATAATGTGGGTTGCATTTTGTTAATTATTGCAAAAACATACGGTGgaatttcgaccacattcacctacaCAAGCTTATacacctttcttttttttgccacattcacctagacaagattttaaCAATTCTTTTCTTCGCAAAACAAGGTGGGTTGTGAAGAAAATATGGgttttactttgatggtgatcgtgtacacatataagattattaGAAACCTAGTATTCAAAAGATAAAAGGTGGTGTCATCTTGGTACTGCTTAGTAACCATTTTAGGAGTGATAATACTACTGAAGAAAAGCACAATTAGTTTCTTGTGAGCCTACAAGTCCTAATACTATTTATTCTTAACCATTAAACTAGCATGCAACAAGAATAAATGTTTCGGGGAGCATCTGTTAGGATATGATCATGAAAGTTTTAGAGAAGCTTTCCTTCTACACAAGACATCTACTGTAAAAAGTTGAGAGGAATTTGACATCTatagaatttactaaaaatcaaacagTGTTAATTTGCAGAacatgaagaatgatttttaactagagttttaTCAATAGTTTagttccacaaattttacagaagggtTACCAACACTAACATACGCTACTATGAATTTCTCAGAATTCTATGAGCATGAGAACTATTTATCCCATAAACAGGAGATTAAAAAACATGTATTTTCTTAAGCAATGGAAAACACATATCTCACAGGAGCAAGTATTTGTACTAGTCAGACATGGACATCAAGAATCTAACAAAATCTATCTTGCATTTTTCTCtattttccactaattatcatTTAAATAACAAGATTAAGATACCAATTAAACATTTGAATTTAAAACAGTACGAACATCATGGATTCCATTAACACCATTACAGATCTAGAACATGCATGCTAAAAGGAAGCTAACagaagtggtttcacatttttcagaGCACTATATGATTTTAAGGCACTTAATGGCTTTTACACAAAATAAATTCTACTGCTAAATACAGGATAGTAACATGCCCATGaacatttttaaattaaactagacatcattAGGAATcgaaaaaaataagtttcatAATTTTCTCAGTTTTCAACATTTTCCTAGACATTTTCCAATCTTCAGCCATTTAAATCAATTTAAaactaaaaaaggaaaacacgTTTTACGACCAGGCCCTTAAATCTTTTGAAGCTTCACAACAAGGCCCTTACATTTTATGCCTAAGACCCTGGAAACAAAACAGGATTTGCAATGTGGCCCTCGGTGTCGGTCGGCGTCGTGACGGTGAGATTCCTGCGGAGTCCGACGGAATGGGTGCGGGCTAAGGGCAGGGGAGTGACGAGCGGCTCACCAGTGAGGTTTGCGCTATGGGGGTCGAGGGCAGAGGAGGTCTGGCGGCGGTGCTCGATGGTGGAGCTCCGGACGTATGGTGAGGCTCGGGTGGTGCACTAGAGAGCTCAGTCGGCGCTGGTAGGGCTCGGGAGGGGGAGTTCGACGATGGGGTGTCAATGGCGTGCGCGGCAGAGAGGGTGAAGTGTGGGAgggtggcgccggcgagccaggcttggcccttttatagcggAAAGGCAGCGGGAGGATAAGGCGACACCCAGGATGAGCTCGAGGTGCATTGGGCAGACCGGTGGTGGCTCGGCGCTGGCGGCAGGAGGGGGCGCGCCGGACTGGCCGGGAGGGCGCATGGTGCGCCGGCGTGTCGTGGCCCACGGACCGGGGTTGGTCGGCAAGGATTCATTGTGCGGAGGGGGAGATagcgcggcgcgcggggtggGCAGTGCGGCACGTGGGCTATCTCATTGCTGCCGGCGGTTGGCCAATGGGGCGGAGCCAGGCGGGTGGCGCCGCGTGGTGATGGCATGTTCGCCGTGCGTGGTGACCGCGTCCAACGTCGTGGCGTGCACGTGCATGGCGCGCGAAGATAGGATCTTTGTGCCGGATTTTCTTCAACTTTTTGAACTAAATGATGAATacttcaaatataaaagtttgagtTTGAACTATGgactccaacttctacaaaggcTGATGGGTGAAAATTGCaacggatttggagataaaatgGTGTAAACTTTGATAGAATGCTGCGCAAAGCTGATTTTGAATTTAACTTGAATTTGATCCAATTTTAACCCAGTTTTTGaatgccttccactcaaaatcataGAAAGTGCAAATAATGAAAGTTGTTCAAATTGATAAGTTTTACAACTTTAATATTAgccaaaatttgagttcttatataaaaatctatttttatttcctaCCCAATTGAGTgccatttagggggtgtttttaACACTTAGataaatttgaagtgtttttcaatttgacacttggcaaatttGATTTGTTTCTAATATCTTTATTAATTTATCTTGATTTATCCATTTAAatactagggatgtcacagcGAAGTTCTCTTTCAACATAGTGGTGGTGAAGAATATAGTCATGCTCATGTTGGTTACGTGTGAATTCTTGGAAAAATGACTTCGCACACGTATTTTGTTCGTCATACTTCTGGGTCTTATAAGACCAAAATTCATCAACCGAAGTAGTGGGAAATTTAGTGTGGAATTTGCGCCATAATGAACCAGACATAAAGTAGTGACCGTGATTCATAGTTACAGGCAACACACCTTCAGTAACTTGTGCAGGGACCAACTCCGGCACCTGCGCAGGAACCATGACTGTTTTAGTACAAAAAGATATGAAATCCATCTATAAAGTTTACAAGCCAAGAGCTCAAATAATATCCCTCACACCTCTCCTCTATAACCTAGATCAGCAGAAGTTTCAGTAGGAGCAACAGCAGAGGTGGTGCTAGGGGCTTCTTGCGAAGTGGTAGTCGCAGGGTCTGCAGAGGTCATACCAGATGGACCAGCTCCAGCGCTTTGACTTCGTTGCTACACAAAAAGATACAATGTAGAGTTAGGTAAAGAGGAACAATGAGTCATAAACAAAAGGCaaaggcaaaaagaaaagaaaacctgGTGGAAGAGGCGACGCCCTTCTTCAACTGTCAGAGCGTAACCAACTTGTTGAAAGAAGTCCCTCATGAAATTCTTCGTGATGTTCTTCTGGAAGGGAGGAATCTTGTCAGCAGAGACATCAGTAGGCCAAGTATACTCACGATCGTGAAGATGGCGCAAATCAGACTTCGTGATAACCAGGTTGCCGCCGTCTGGGGGAGTAGTCATGAGCGAAAAAATAGCATGAGCAAGAGTTCGTGCAGAAACAGCATTGCCCAACTCTCCAAAAGCTCGCCCATTAATTCCGAGGGATTGGATGCCATCAACAACCTCTTTTGACATGTCACCAATAATGCAGTTCTTAAAGtcaagaggaggaggcggtgagcCAAAGTCAGTGAGCAACTTCTTCAGTTCAGCGTGAATGTAATGGAAACATTCATCAATAGCGTTAGTATACTCTTGATGATCCTTCTTGAGTTTTTCAAATTGCGCCTGCATACCAAATAATTCTTCAACTTCTTTGCACTTTGCATCAAGAGAAAGTTGGAGTCCATTAGCCCGCGACTTCTCAGTTTCTGCGGTCTGGGCAAGAGCGCGAAGTTGTGCAACCTCAGCTTCAAGCTCTTCGTTCCTCTTGGATAGGGAATCCTTCTCAGCAGAAAGCAAAGTTGACTTAGACTTTTCTATGGCTAGAGTGGCAGATAAATTCTCCTTTTCAATTTGAAGTTTTTTGATCACATGAATTTTTTTAGCCAAGGCGTTCTCAGAGGATTTTTGCGACAGATCGTGTTTATGAGGGTCTTCGCGAACGCGTCATTGAGCGACGCGGCATGCTACAAATCCCTTCATCAACAAGTCTTGAGCATGGGTTAGGATGTCTTCGGCACTGTCCTCACCAAGATCTTCTTCCATGATCGGAAAGCTGAAGCTATCTTGAGCCTTTTGCAATAGGTTGCGCTCTCAGCTGCCACTAGAAAACTTGAGCAATTTGCATTTATTACCTCCAAAGAGTCGAGTTCCTTTAGCCAAGACCAGCTGAGTTGCAGCCATACTAGGGGGCTCAGCCCCTAACGAAGAGGATGCTGCTCAGATCATCACTTCCAGTCTCTGAATCAAAGCTTTGGCTATGACTCAAAGAAGTATGTGTAGCACATTGAGACAACACCATTATTCCAGCAGCAGCTATTTCGTCTTCGGCAGCTGTTTTCTCTACAGGTGCAGAAGGAACTTTGGGTGCAGTGCCTACAGCGGGATGAGGAGTCCGACTCCGAGAGCACCGGATCAAAGGCTTGTCATCACTCTCAAGCTCATCATCTCTATATTGAAATTCAAAGGGTTTGCTGGTAGTGCCAGCAATATCTTCAGCAGACATAGTGGAAGGAATAGTTCGATCTTTGGGAGCATGGCAGGGTGACAGCGAAGTAATCTCAACATCCTCTTCGTGGACGGGACTCACATTCAGGCCATCATCCAAAAAATTCCTTTCACCTTCTCTAGGGCCCAACTTGCTTGGTGCCTTGATTCTCGCTCTCCTCGGGGCTAGACTCAACGACTTCGGCAGAAACATCAGGCTCAGATCGGGAGCATTTTTGGGCGCGAGGCATGGAAGATCTCTTATGCTTGCTTTGTTTTTCGAGGCGAGGGGATGGAGAGGCGGCAGCATCATCCGCAGTGGCATTGCCTTTCTTAAGAGCGCGTTTTAGCGCAGCTTCTTTGCGAAGTAATGTAGCTTCACGTGTGCCACTTCAAATTCCGAAGAACTCAAAAACTCAGTTAGTGCGACAACTGTCTAGGCTTTTTCCAAGTTCATTATACTCTTTGGTGCTTTCTGGACCCAAGATGATGTTGGTCCTCTCCTCCATGTCTTTGACATCAATATCTGCATAAATGTTCGAAAGGAATTGAGAACGGCAAACAGAAAGACAGAGTGGACATAAACAAGTTCAGAGAAGAAAAACCATAGTAAGAACACTTACCATCCTCTGTTAAGCCAAAACTAGGAGCGAAGTCAGGAATCTTGATTGGACTAGAGAAATCAGTCCAGGCAGCGATAGCCCAGCCGGCTTTCACAGGAAAAATCTTAACAGGTCAATATTCCTCAACTAGGTCATGCGTGTTGTATGACTTCACCAGCTCTTGAAAGGCACCCATGAAAAGTCGAGATGTGTCCTGGTCTTCTATCATGCAAGACATGGCTTTGGGTATTTCGCGAATTGAAATTGCTTGCAAACAAGAGGATTGGTACCACTCTCAGGATTTACTTTGACAGTATGGTAAAACCAAAAGCAGTTCCAGTCATCATCCCATTTATTCTTGTATGAAGTCAAGGGGGTGGTGCTCTCGGTCTTTTAGCAAAAGTTGAGGCATCCAAATTGAGCTTCTTCTTTAACCAATTTACCATTCTCACCAATGCGCTCAATGCTCTCAATGTACTTCGGTTGATGATGAACCACATGGCCTTGACAGAAGTTCTCGATGGTGGGGGCGACACCCATGGTCTTGCACACCCACATGAAGACGCTGAAGCGAAGTACTCCGTTAGGAGTCAGCTCATGTAGAAACATTTGGTACTTAAGCAGAATCTCAATGGTGACAGGGTCAAGAGGAAATTGAAGACCAGCATTGAATAGGTCCCGGAAAACAACGACTTCGTTATCCTGAGGAAGGGGAATAGTTTCAGAGCTGGGAGCCCTATCGCGACCGTCTTCTATTAACCCAGTAGTAACAAAGTCTTCAGAGCTTTAGGGGTAGCCATCAGATCGAATCTAAAAGAGACAGTCACCGCATGAAGTGTTTAAGAATAAACTCAAACCTAGACAAACTGAAGTAAAAGCGAACAACAAAAACGAAGTAAAAAGACAAACAGATACTATAAATAAGCGAAGAGAAATATCGGAAGAAGCAAGAGGCGCGGGGGCAGATGTCTATCGCACGGGGGCTCGGGACGTTTGACACCTCGGGATAGCTTGACTTTTTTTTAGATATTACTCTGAAATTTGAAGATTCCAAAGAGTAATTTTCCAGTTTTGAACAGGAAACAGATAATCGCCTGTTGCCTGTAGCCAGGAACCTAGATACAAGCCATGTTACGGTCTAAGAACACATGAACTGGCTTCGTTCAGCGCCATTTATGATTTATGTTCATCCTCCTCTATCCGAAACATTGACCTGTTCATTTGTAGGTGCGTGTCAATCCCGTAAATCATAATGTGCATTTGTTTATGAGGCGATTATGCTTAGATGGAGGTTAGCACATGCGTCTACGCAGGAACAGGTTGTCACACGCTAAAAACGAGCAAGTCAGCGCAATCAGAGCCTCTATAAATACAGGGAGTTGCCATGACATCCATATGCAGTCATCCCATCCTAGATTGCTAAGCTAGTAGCAACACATTAATTATTGCTAAGCAAAGGATCACTCCCATGGCAGTCAAGTCTTGCGTAGCGATGCTGATACCTTTGGCACTCTTGCTTCTTGCGGGCAGCTCCTCAGTAGTGGCTCAGCCGGAACTCGACTACTACAGCAAGACATGCCCAAACGTCGAGGCGATCGTCCGCGAGGAGATGCAAAAGATAATCTCCGCCGCACCAAGCCTCGCCGGTCCACTCCTAAGGCTTCATTTCCATGACTGCTTTGTCAGGGTAAGTCGCCGTGTCACTGCAAACTTAATCATGCGTGCTCTATGTGCAGTGAAATTTCAATTGATCAGGATGTAGAGCCGAGTACTGATGCAAACTCATGCATGCGCCTTAAAACTGCAGGGTTGTGACGCCTCGGTCTTGCTCAACTCCACCGAGGGCAACCTGGCAGAGAGGGACGCCAAGCCCAACAAGAGCCTCAGGGGCTTCGGTTCAGTAGACAGGGTGAAGGCCAAGCTCGAGGCCGCCTGCCCCAAcaccgtctcctgcgccgacgtcCTCACCCTCATGGCCCGCGACGCCGTCGTGCTTGCCAAGGGCCCATTCTGGCCGGTCGCGCTCGGGAGGCGAGACGGCAAGGTGTCCAGCGCCACGGAGGCGGCAGACCAGCTGCCCCCTGCCTTCGGCGACATCCCGCTGCTCACCAAGATTTTCGCCTCCAAGGGCCTCGACCTCAAGGACCTCGTCGTCCTCTCGGGCGCGCACACCCTTGGCACGGCGCACTGCCCATCTTTCGCCAACCGGCTCTACAATTTCAGCAGTGCCTATGGCGCGGATCCATCCCTCGACAGCGAGTACGCCGACAGGCTCAGGACACGCTGCAAGAGAGTGGACGACAAGGCCATGCTGTCCGAGATGGACCCTGGCAGCTACAAGACCTTCGACACCGGCTACTACCGCAACGTCGCCAAGCGGAGGGGGCTCTTCCAGTCTGACGCCGCACTCCTCACCGATGCCACCACCAGGGAATACGTCCAGCGCATCGCCACCGGCAAGTTTGACGACGTGTTCTTCAAGGACTTCAGCGAGTCCATGATCAAGATGGGAAATGTCGGTGTGCTCACCGGAGTTGATGGGGAGATCAGGAAGAAGTGCTACATCGTTAACTAGACTTGCTCTTAGCTTGTGCGTTAACTTAATTATTCTTGATTATTGTAATTTCACGGGTATGTAAGTTGAATGTCTGTAACCATAATTATTGTGTTGTATTAGCAAATATGGTATCAAGTGATTGATTCTTCTCGTTAATGGTTTCCAAAGGACTATAGTTAATAATCTTTTTTAGAGGGTTCATTCGTTTTTTAATCAGGTTTGATTCAACTATAGGCACAAGGGATCGGAAGGGAATGGTTCTATTGATAAAAATGAATTAAACTAGGAAAGACAATATGAAAAATCTAtagacactagtagagaactcgcctttagtcccggttggtagggtgcatatctcccgaaaatccatgcgggataaaccaatcgagacaaaaggggaggtctttagtcccgggtccttcaaccgggagtaaagtcactctttagtcctggttggtttcaccaaccgggactaaagggcctgccacgccaggcgcgggataggccctttactcccggttggtaaaagcaactgggagtaaagggtgcccctttactcctggttgggttttccaatcgggactaaagtcctactTAAACTTTCATgcatggcgcctgaaattttcatgcatcacgtacgtaccgCGGCcattttgttaacctttagtagttgagacttttttcataatgaaatcaactatatatacaaatcgatcttagcgtgtattatatatacaaatcaaactatatatctacaatcttcccgtcaaGGTGTTGCTCAGAGCGTCTAAATGTcgtccattgtaataaaattctccttgtggatttaccacctcgtccattaggaatccaatgagaccttcacatattgccgctactctttctatcttcaagagtccttgttgaatatttaacatctataatttggaaatatgtgaatgttacacgaacaattaaatataaggagctagacaataattaactagtaatagttttattttacatactttaaagttatacggcgtcatctttagtcccttgggtcccataaaactgtgcatgtgctcacagatgtagtggccacatagattattcagtgcagaaaaaaataagttatgaaatattcatgttacacaatgtactaaatgtgcagacttcatacgtaccgggaagtctgtgttccatgtaagtttttctttgaatggacctttgtgtgtccttatgaattgtttccatgcgctgcggattagaataatgaatgatatagtgtaacagggataaaatttaggaaacaaacttttatatagagataaaggtccagaattattacaagcctagcatgtcttgcatgtcttggtactccaccagatctttcctcaacgaatcgaagacagtgacgtggcttcttttaggctcaattataatgaggatcaaCTGGAAGCTACGTACGTAAAAtattcatgcatattagagctaactaagattaatcaggtaaggaaaaagaaaatgaaagtagacggcatacacacacttacttgaagttgtatggaagtagtatgaaatccttgaatttttgtttgtctaggaaatataattgtatacttccaccaaggttttttctgaCGATAATTGTATCCATTGTTGGTTaactatggatggatccatgaagtcaatatgtaggtacgcctctcgtcggcatgtctgaattggcatcctacataaaatggaagacgaagttagtacggtgacgcacgcaaaaaaaataatgatatgagccaaaatttacatgtagataaacggacacttacagaacccaggcactgatcagagagatgtctagggcatcatgatggtacacttcatatatatccttgaagtctagccacagaactttctcgccttcgctgtAAAAATCTATCGATTTTACCTTAAGAACGAACATCTCCCTtgagtcggcggacaccttcatgtaccattgatggaattcgtacatctttgttgatagctttcgtaccaactcaggccttactagagatttGCCTAACTCAAAAGTCCATCTCGGTTGAAGTGGCGGTGCAGCTAGCGGCTCAACTttccctaaacattcatcaagtcccgtacctgtttcttccatgaatttcaatacttgtgcttgttgatccaagggcattggtGCTATCTTTTGATTATCTTTTTTTGAtagatgcccgaggtcggggacaacaccactggaagatgactttcctttctttttgtccctctcatca
Above is a genomic segment from Setaria viridis chromosome 4, Setaria_viridis_v4.0, whole genome shotgun sequence containing:
- the LOC117853291 gene encoding peroxidase 1, encoding MAVKSCVAMLIPLALLLLAGSSSVVAQPELDYYSKTCPNVEAIVREEMQKIISAAPSLAGPLLRLHFHDCFVRGCDASVLLNSTEGNLAERDAKPNKSLRGFGSVDRVKAKLEAACPNTVSCADVLTLMARDAVVLAKGPFWPVALGRRDGKVSSATEAADQLPPAFGDIPLLTKIFASKGLDLKDLVVLSGAHTLGTAHCPSFANRLYNFSSAYGADPSLDSEYADRLRTRCKRVDDKAMLSEMDPGSYKTFDTGYYRNVAKRRGLFQSDAALLTDATTREYVQRIATGKFDDVFFKDFSESMIKMGNVGVLTGVDGEIRKKCYIVN